The DNA segment GCGCGTGCTCTACGGCGCGCGCGTGGCGCTCTTCATCGGCCTCTGCACCGTGCTGCTGACGGCCATCGTGGGCGGGATCCTCGGGCTGCTCGCCGGCTTCTTCGGCGGCTGGCCGGGGCAGGCGCTCATGCGCCTCTGCGACGTCCAGCTCTCCTTCCCGTTCATCCTGCTGGCGCTGACCATCAACGCGATCGTGGGCCTCGGGCTGCGCAACATCATCATCAGTCTGGCGGCGGCGGGCTGGGTCGTCTATGCTCGCGTCGTGCGCGGCGAGGTGCTCTCGGTGAAGCAGCGCGACTACATCCAGGCCGCGGCGGCGCTCGGCACGGGGCGCGCCCGCATCCTGTTCCGCCATGTCCTGCCGAACGTGGCGCCGTCCATCATCATCGTGGCGAGCCTGCAGTTCTCGCAGTTCATCGTGGCGGAGGCGGCCATCTCGTTCCTCGGCTTCGGCGTGCAGCCGCCGACACCTGCGTGGGGCAGCATGCTGTCGGAGAGCCGCGACTTCCTCTACATCGCGTGGTGGCTCGCGGCCTTCCCGGGCGCGGCGCTGGCGTTGACGGCGCTGGGCGTCAACCTCGTCGGGGACTGGCTGCGCGACA comes from the Candidatus Methylomirabilota bacterium genome and includes:
- a CDS encoding ABC transporter permease gives rise to the protein MSGAALRRNGLGFLGLTLAALAVLAALAAPVLAPHDPVKADLSQGLKPPGTPGHPLGTDQLGRDTLSRVLYGARVALFIGLCTVLLTAIVGGILGLLAGFFGGWPGQALMRLCDVQLSFPFILLALTINAIVGLGLRNIIISLAAAGWVVYARVVRGEVLSVKQRDYIQAAAALGTGRARILFRHVLPNVAPSIIIVASLQFSQFIVAEAAISFLGFGVQPPTPAWGSMLSESRDFLYIAWWLAAFPGAALALTALGVNLVGDWLRDILDPKLRV